In one Anticarsia gemmatalis isolate Benzon Research Colony breed Stoneville strain chromosome 9, ilAntGemm2 primary, whole genome shotgun sequence genomic region, the following are encoded:
- the LOC142975458 gene encoding prolyl 4-hydroxylase subunit alpha-1-like isoform X1, giving the protein MKMIPSLNMLHAICFALLFNFCVRTHAELFTAIAEVEYLLETHKRIIDDLDFYIDKEENRLSTLKRHLEFYKKEHEKAMEDIPNYLGNPINAFTLIKRLTTDLDSIEDSIKIGTEYIKNVTMNHEDVKYPALEDLTGAAQALTRLQETYHLDVKDLAEGKLNGVLYSTPMTAGDCYELGRVLYKESDYVNARAWMVEALRKYKEENVQYSFSEADILEYISFSYYLLGDTRNALEWTNKLLEVEPKHTRAKGNVPHYQKSIAEEEARLRKARRGETGAEKQEETKELTGYAKERKTYEALCRGDMDVPVEISSRLTCRYMTENHPFLKIAPIKMEMMYLKPDIVLFHDVLSDNEIETIKQMARPRFKRAVVHDPRTGELVPAHYRISKSAWLKDGEHEIVARVSRRVTHMTGLDMASAEELQVVNYGIGGHYEPHYDFARKRESAFTKDGGNRIATVLFYMSDVAQGGATVFTELGLSVFPVKGAAAFWLNLHASGEGDLATRHAACPVLQGSKWVCNKWLHEGGQELLKPCNLEYQEEGIIRKIPRPVPKTSR; this is encoded by the exons ATGAAAATGATTCCTAGTTTAAATATGCTGCACGCAATATGCTTCGCGCTACTATTCAACTTTTGCGTGAGAACACATGCCGAACTATTCACAGCTATAGCAGAAGTGGAATACTTGCTAGAAACACACAAGAGAATAATAGACGATctagatttttatattgataaggAAGAGAACAGACTGTCCACGTTAAAACG GCATTTGGAATTCTACAAGAAAGAACATGAGAAAGCGATGGAAGATATTCCTAACTATTTGGGGAACCCAATCAACGCTTTTACCCTTATAAAAAGACTGACGACTGATCTTGATAGTATAGAAGATAGTATTAAGATAGGAACAg AATACATCAAGAATGTAACAATGAATCACGAAGATGTAAAGTATCCAGCGTTGGAGGATCTTACAGGCGCTGCGCAAGCGCTCACTAGACTGCAAGAAACATATCATTTAGATGTCAAGGACCTTGCTGAGGGAAAGCTGAATGGTGTGCTATATAG TACGCCGATGACAGCAGGTGATTGCTACGAGTTAGGCCGAGTGTTGTACAAAGAGTCGGATTATGTCAACGCACGCGCCTGGATGGTCGAAGCTCTACGCaaatataaagaagaaaatgtcCAATATTCATTCAGTGAAGCCGATATACTTGAGTATATTAGCTTTTCATATTATTTGCTAG GAGACACGAGGAATGCCCTAGAATGGACTAACAAGTTGTTGGAAGTGGAGCCGAAACATACCCGCGCTAAGGGCAACGTACCGCACTATCAAAAGAGTATCGCTGAAGAAGAAGCCAGACTTAGAAAGGCAAGGAGAGGC GAAACGGGAGCCGAGAAACAAGAAGAGACCAAAGAATTGACGGGATATGCTAAGGAGAGGAAAACTTATGAGGCGCTGTGCCGCGGCGATATGGATGTGCCGGTAGAAATCTCTAGCAG gtTGACTTGCCGCTACATGACTGAAAACCATCCATTTTTGAAGATAGCCCCCATCAAGATGGAGATGATGTACCTGAAGCCCGACATAGTTTTGTTCCACGATGTGTTGAGTGACAACGAAATTGAGACTATTAAACAAATGGCTAGACCTAGA TTCAAACGCGCTGTAGTGCACGACCCGCGAACGGGCGAGTTGGTGCCCGCACACTATCGCATCAGCAAGTCAGCGTGGCTGAAAGACGGGGAGCATGAGATCGTGGCCCGCGTGTCTCGCCGCGTCACGCACATGACCGGCCTCGACATGGCCTCCGCCGAGGAACTGCAGGTCGTCAACTACGGCATCGGAGGACATTATGAACCGCACTATGATTTTGCCAGG aaaaggGAGAGTGCTTTCACAAAGGACGGCGGTAACAGAATTGCGACCGTGTTGTTTTAC ATGTCGGACGTAGCTCAAGGCGGTGCTACAGTGTTCACGGAGCTAGGTCTGAGCGTGTTCCCAGTGAAGGGCGCGGCCGCGTTCTGGCTCAACTTGCACGCCTCGGGGGAAGGCGACCTCGCCACCAGGCACGCTGCCTGCCCCGTACTGCAGGGATCGAAGTGGG tgTGCAACAAATGGCTTCACGAAGGTGGTCAGGAGCTTTTGAAACCTTGCAATCTGGAGTACCAGGAGGAGGGAATCATTCGTAAGATTCCTCGGCCTGTGCCCAAGACATCCAGATAG
- the LOC142975252 gene encoding prolyl 4-hydroxylase subunit alpha-1-like: protein MFRILHALCFALIFNICLSKPSDFYSAMAEIKYIMYTREILINDVEFFIHKEEKRLSAVKRLRDLYKKEHEIAIKDIEVYIENPINGFTLIKRLTSDLDHLRDIIKTGKKYIEDVTRNHEDLAYPTLDDLKGAAMALLRIQKMYNLNANELATGKLNGIAYSLPMTAVDCYELGRLLYNTSNYVNAYPWLEEALRKYTNDKDIPYTFTYNDILESIISERMDVISHLNKSISATLGTSAMAEAKKTSNITLHSQYYNEALCNGEFVISSKTSSRLTCRYLTENQPFLKIAPIKMEMLYMNPDVVMFHDVLGDSEIDTIVEMALPRLQRTKYLTLNKQAVFDQNIRSAKTTWIPDHISDTIAQISRRVSHMTGLSVDNAEFLQVVNYGIGGHYFPHTDTKLVKTESRSSENSLRDINRFATVMFYLSDVTHGGATVFPMLGLSVAPVKRAALFWVNQHASRDGDLATLHAACPVLQGSKWVGNKWIRQEGQELVKPCRLSDDKNQHRTSTIPLPVFAPSRARKLKYPSPLMLRRNVTLGKFVSYL from the exons ATGTTTCGTATTTTACACGCGCTATGCTTTGCGcttatattcaatatttgtttGAGTAAACCTTCAGATTTTTACTCTGCTATGGccgaaattaaatatataatgtacaCCCGGGAGATCCTAATAAATGATGTGGAGTTCTTTATTCACAAGGAAGAGAAAAGGCTTTCTGCTGTCAAAAG ATTACGAGATCTCTATAAAAAAGAGCACGAAATAGCAATAAAAGATATTGAAGTCTACATAGAAAACCCCATCAATGGATTCACGCTAATTAAAAGACTGACGTCTGATCTTGATCACTTGAGAGACATTATTAAAACAgggaaaa AGTATATTGAGGATGTAACAAGAAACCATGAGGATTTGGCGTATCCAACACTAGATGATCTTAAAGGTGCTGCGATGGCACTCTTAAGgatacaaaaaatgtacaatttaaatgcaAATGAACTTGCTACTGGAAAACTGAACGGAATTGCGTATAG tttgCCAATGACGGCAGTTGATTGTTACGAGTTAGGTCGTCTGCTGTACAATACATCAAATTACGTAAACGCATACCCGTGGCTGGAGGAAGCTTTGCGTAAATATACGAACGATAAAGATATCCCATATACGTTCACTTACAACGATATACTTGAGTCTATTATCTCA GAACGTATGGACGTAATATCTCATTTAAATAAGAGTATTTCTGCAACGCTTGGTACCTCAGCAATGGCAGAAGctaaaaaaacatcaaacataacattacattcacaatattataatgaggcATTGTGTAACGGTGAATTTGTTATATCCAGTAAAACATCTAGCAG ATTAACATGCCGATATCTAACAGAAAACCAACCGTTTCTGAAAATAGCTCCTATCAAGATGGAAATGTTGTATATGAATCCCGACGTGGTTATGTTCCACGATGTGTTGGGTGACAGTGAAATTGACACTATCGTAGAAATGGCTCTTCCTCGT TTACAGCGTACAAAGTACCTTACGCTGAACAAACAAGCGGTTTTCGACCAGAACATTCGTTCTGCAAAAACGACTTGGATACCTGACCACATATCTGACACTATCGCGCAAATATCACGCAGGGTGTCACACATGACCGGACTAAGTGTGGACAATGCAGAGTTTCTGCAAGTCGTCAATTACGGCATCGGAGGGCATTATTTCCCACACACGGATACCAAATTG gtAAAGACTGAAAGCAGAAGCAGTGAAAATTCCCTTCGTGATATAAATCGGTTTGCTACGGTGATGTTTTAC TTATCAGACGTAACTCACGGCGGCGCCACAGTGTTCCCGATGCTCGGCCTGAGCGTGGCTCCAGTGAAGAGAGCTGCTTTGTTCTGGGTCAACCAGCACGCTTCGAGGGACGGCGACCTTGCCACGTTGCATGCAGCCTGCCCCGTACTGCAAGGATCTAAGTGGG TGGGCAACAAATGGATCAGACAGGAAGGACAAGAATTAGTCAAACCCTGCAGATTGAGTGATGATAAAAATCAGCATCGAACTTCAACTATCCCTTTACCCGTGTTTGCACCATCCAG GGCAAGGAAATTGAAATATCCGAGCCCGTTAATGCTGCGAAGAAACGTTACTCTAGGTAAGTTTGTTAGCTACTTGTGA
- the LOC142975458 gene encoding prolyl 4-hydroxylase subunit alpha-1-like isoform X2 has product MKMIPSLNMLHAICFALLFNFCVRTHAELFTAIAEVEYLLETHKRIIDDLDFYIDKEENRLSTLKRHLEFYKKEHEKAMEDIPNYLGNPINAFTLIKRLTTDLDSIEDSIKIGTEYIKNVTMNHEDVKYPALEDLTGAAQALTRLQETYHLDVKDLAEGKLNGVLYSTPMTAGDCYELGRVLYKESDYVNARAWMVEALRKYKEENVQYSFSEADILEYISFSYYLLGDTRNALEWTNKLLEVEPKHTRAKGNVPHYQKSIAEEEARLRKETGAEKQEETKELTGYAKERKTYEALCRGDMDVPVEISSRLTCRYMTENHPFLKIAPIKMEMMYLKPDIVLFHDVLSDNEIETIKQMARPRFKRAVVHDPRTGELVPAHYRISKSAWLKDGEHEIVARVSRRVTHMTGLDMASAEELQVVNYGIGGHYEPHYDFARKRESAFTKDGGNRIATVLFYMSDVAQGGATVFTELGLSVFPVKGAAAFWLNLHASGEGDLATRHAACPVLQGSKWVCNKWLHEGGQELLKPCNLEYQEEGIIRKIPRPVPKTSR; this is encoded by the exons ATGAAAATGATTCCTAGTTTAAATATGCTGCACGCAATATGCTTCGCGCTACTATTCAACTTTTGCGTGAGAACACATGCCGAACTATTCACAGCTATAGCAGAAGTGGAATACTTGCTAGAAACACACAAGAGAATAATAGACGATctagatttttatattgataaggAAGAGAACAGACTGTCCACGTTAAAACG GCATTTGGAATTCTACAAGAAAGAACATGAGAAAGCGATGGAAGATATTCCTAACTATTTGGGGAACCCAATCAACGCTTTTACCCTTATAAAAAGACTGACGACTGATCTTGATAGTATAGAAGATAGTATTAAGATAGGAACAg AATACATCAAGAATGTAACAATGAATCACGAAGATGTAAAGTATCCAGCGTTGGAGGATCTTACAGGCGCTGCGCAAGCGCTCACTAGACTGCAAGAAACATATCATTTAGATGTCAAGGACCTTGCTGAGGGAAAGCTGAATGGTGTGCTATATAG TACGCCGATGACAGCAGGTGATTGCTACGAGTTAGGCCGAGTGTTGTACAAAGAGTCGGATTATGTCAACGCACGCGCCTGGATGGTCGAAGCTCTACGCaaatataaagaagaaaatgtcCAATATTCATTCAGTGAAGCCGATATACTTGAGTATATTAGCTTTTCATATTATTTGCTAG GAGACACGAGGAATGCCCTAGAATGGACTAACAAGTTGTTGGAAGTGGAGCCGAAACATACCCGCGCTAAGGGCAACGTACCGCACTATCAAAAGAGTATCGCTGAAGAAGAAGCCAGACTTAGAAAG GAAACGGGAGCCGAGAAACAAGAAGAGACCAAAGAATTGACGGGATATGCTAAGGAGAGGAAAACTTATGAGGCGCTGTGCCGCGGCGATATGGATGTGCCGGTAGAAATCTCTAGCAG gtTGACTTGCCGCTACATGACTGAAAACCATCCATTTTTGAAGATAGCCCCCATCAAGATGGAGATGATGTACCTGAAGCCCGACATAGTTTTGTTCCACGATGTGTTGAGTGACAACGAAATTGAGACTATTAAACAAATGGCTAGACCTAGA TTCAAACGCGCTGTAGTGCACGACCCGCGAACGGGCGAGTTGGTGCCCGCACACTATCGCATCAGCAAGTCAGCGTGGCTGAAAGACGGGGAGCATGAGATCGTGGCCCGCGTGTCTCGCCGCGTCACGCACATGACCGGCCTCGACATGGCCTCCGCCGAGGAACTGCAGGTCGTCAACTACGGCATCGGAGGACATTATGAACCGCACTATGATTTTGCCAGG aaaaggGAGAGTGCTTTCACAAAGGACGGCGGTAACAGAATTGCGACCGTGTTGTTTTAC ATGTCGGACGTAGCTCAAGGCGGTGCTACAGTGTTCACGGAGCTAGGTCTGAGCGTGTTCCCAGTGAAGGGCGCGGCCGCGTTCTGGCTCAACTTGCACGCCTCGGGGGAAGGCGACCTCGCCACCAGGCACGCTGCCTGCCCCGTACTGCAGGGATCGAAGTGGG tgTGCAACAAATGGCTTCACGAAGGTGGTCAGGAGCTTTTGAAACCTTGCAATCTGGAGTACCAGGAGGAGGGAATCATTCGTAAGATTCCTCGGCCTGTGCCCAAGACATCCAGATAG